Proteins co-encoded in one Zygotorulaspora mrakii chromosome 5, complete sequence genomic window:
- a CDS encoding uncharacterized protein (similar to Saccharomyces cerevisiae GDH3 (YAL062W) and GDH1 (YOR375C); ancestral locus Anc_7.1) — translation MSAQPYEPEFQQAHDEVIASLRESTLFEKYPKYEKVLPIVAVPERIIQFRVAWENDAGKQEVATGFRVQYNSAKGPYKGGLRFHPTVNLSILKFLGFEQIFKNALTGLDMGGGKGGLCVDLKGRSDNEIRRICYSFMRELSKHIGQDTDVPAGDIGVGGREIGYLFGAYRSYKNSWEGVLTGKGLNWGGSLIRPEATGYGVIYFTQAMIDYATKGKESFAGKRVAISGSGNVAQYAALKVIELGGKVVSLSDSKGCIISESGITSEQVSAISNAKIHFKSLEQIVSEFSVFTENKVQYIAGARPWTHAGKVDIALPCATQNEVSGEEAKALIASGVKFVAEGSNMGCTPEAIHAFESVRITATGSDAVWYVGGKASNLGGVLVSGLEMAQNSQRMTWTREAVDQELKRGMNNCFNDCISAAQEYSNESNKNTLPSLVKGANLASFIKVADAMFDQGDVF, via the coding sequence ATGTCTGCTCAACCATATGAACCGGAATTCCAACAAGCTCACGACGAAGTCATTGCTTCGTTGAGGGAGTCGACCTTATTCGAGAAATACCCTAAGTACGAAAAGGTCTTGCCAATTGTTGCAGTTCCAGAGAGAATTATCCAATTCAGAGTCGCTTGGGAAAATGATGCTGGCAAGCAGGAAGTAGCCACTGGTTTCAGAGTGCAGTACAACTCTGCCAAGGGGCCATACAAAGGTGGTCTACGTTTCCACCCAACTGTCAATTTGTctatcttgaaatttttgggtTTTGAACAAATCTTCAAGAACGCCTTGACCGGCCTAGACATGGGTGGTGGTAAAGGTGGTCTTTGTGTGGACTTGAAAGGTAGATCCGACAATGAAATCAGAAGAATCTGCTACTCCTTCATGAGGGAATTGAGCAAGCACATCGGCCAGGATACAGATGTCCCAGCCGGTGATATTGGTGTCGGTGGCCGTGAAATCGGGTATCTATTTGGTGCTTACAGATCTTACAAAAACTCCTGGGAAGGTGTTTTGACCGGTAAAGGTTTGAACTGGGGTGGTTCTTTGATCAGACCAGAGGCTACTGGGTACGGTGTCATCTACTTCACCCAAGCGATGATCGACTATGCTACCAAGGGTAAGGAATCTTTTGCTGGCAAGCGTGTTGCCATCTCTGGTAGTGGTAACGTTGCCCAATACGCCGCACTAAAAGTCATCGAATTAGGCGGTAAAGTCGTTTCCTTGTCCGACTCTAAGGGTTGTATCATCTCTGAAAGCGGCATCACCTCTGAACAGGTTTCCGCAATTTCCAATGCCAAGATCCACTTCAAGAGCTTGGAACAAATTGTCTCAGAGTTCTCTGTTTTCACTGAAAACAAGGTTCAATACATTGCTGGTGCTCGTCCATGGACCCACGCAGGAAAAGTAGACATCGCTTTGCCATGTGCCACCCAAAATGAAGTTTCTGGCGAAGAAGCCAAAGCTTTGATCGCTTCTGGTGTCAAATTTGTCGCTGAAGGTTCTAATATGGGTTGTACCCCTGAAGCTATCCACGCTTTCGAAAGTGTCCGTATCACTGCCACTGGTAGTGATGCTGTTTGGTACGTCGGTGGTAAGGCCAGTAACTTGGGTGGTGTCTTGGTTTCCGGCTTGGAAATGGCCCAGAACTCCCAAAGAATGACCTGGACAAGAGAAGCAGTCGACcaagaattgaagagaGGTATGAACAACTGTTTCAACGACTGTATAAGCGCTGCTCAAGAATACAGCAACGAGTCTAACAAGAACACCTTGCCTTCCCTGGTAAAGGGTGCTAACTTGGCATCATTCATCAAGGTCGCTGATGCTATGTTCGACCAAGGTGACGTATTTTAA
- a CDS encoding 2,3-butanediol dehydrogenase (similar to Saccharomyces cerevisiae BDH1 (YAL060W); ancestral locus Anc_7.3) — MRGLAYFHQGDIHFTDNLSEPKIQSGDELILEVSWCGICGTDLHEYTDGPIFMPKDGCANELSGNGLPLAMGHEMSGIVSEVGSKVTRFKKGDHVVVDAGCGCLDTHRFEDTQLSGTMCNACKIGMVNCCSHAGFIGLGVGGGGFAEKVLVAEQHCIKVPKEIPLDVAALVEPLSVSWHAVSSSGFQRGQTACVFGAGPIGLATILVLKGFGASKIVVSELAKIRRVLAESLNVETFDPSKHGKDAIEELRKIPEGDDGFDFAFDCSGVKPTFDGALKVTTFRGTSVNLAIWGNKPIDYYPMDVTLKEKKLTGSIGYVVKDFEGVVSAIHDGRIPLSDCRHLITGKQKLEDGWEKGFLELMNHKDSNVKILLTPNNHGELHST, encoded by the coding sequence ATGAGAGGACTCGCATATTTTCACCAAGGAGATATACATTTTACAGATAACTTGTCTGAGCCTAAAATTCAATCCGGCGACGAATTGATCTTGGAGGTATCATGGTGCGGGATTTGCGGAACAGATCTCCATGAGTATACAGATGGACCCATTTTTATGCCGAAAGATGGATGCGCGAATGAGCTATCTGGTAACGGGCTACCGCTCGCAATGGGCCATGAAATGTCAGGTATAGTCTCAGAGGTTGGATCTAAGGTTACGAGGTTCAAGAAAGGAGATCACGTGGTTGTCGACGCAGGGTGCGGTTGTTTAGACACTCACCGTTTCGAAGACACGCAATTGAGCGGAACAATGTGCAATGCATGTAAGATCGGCATGGTCAACTGCTGCAGTCATGCAGGCTTCATTGGTTTGGGTGTAGGAGGTGGTGGATTCGCTGAAAAAGTTCTCGTTGCGGAACAACACTGCATCAAGGTTCCCAAAGAAATTCCACTTGATGTTGCTGCGCTTGTTGAGCCGCTGTCTGTCAGCTGGCATGCGGTAAGCTCATCTGGATTCCAGAGGGGACAAACTGCCTGCGTCTTCGGAGCTGGACCTATTGGTTTAGCAACTATTTTGGTCCTGAAGGGATTTGGCGCCAGTAAAATTGTGGTATCTGAATTAGCGAAGATCAGAAGAGTTTTGGCTGAATCGCTAAATGTGGAGACATTTGATCCTTCCAAACATGGCAAGGATGCGATTGAGGAACTTAGAAAAATCCCTGAAGGTGACGATGGTTTTGACTTTGCATTTGATTGTTCCGGTGTTAAGCCAACGTTTGATGGGGCACTGAAAGTTACGACTTTCAGGGGAACTTCTGTTAATTTGGCGATCTGGGGAAATAAACCAATAGACTATTATCCTATGGATGTGACTTTGAAGGAGAAAAAGTTGACTGGTTCCATTGGTTACGTAgtgaaagattttgaaggagTCGTCAGCGCAATTCATGATGGCAGAATTCCGTTGTCCGATTGTAGGCACTTAATCACAGGAAAGCAAAAACTTGAGGATGGTTGGGAAAAGGGATTTCTGGAGTTAATGAATCATAAGGACAGTAACGTAAAGATTTTGTTGACTCCAAACAATCATGGGGAGCTACATTCTACCTGA
- the ECM1 gene encoding Ecm1p (similar to Saccharomyces cerevisiae ECM1 (YAL059W); ancestral locus Anc_7.4) translates to MKKASPLAHIRKNTIQQYILDPKMARKISKNSRAARNGEVAEPEAKTLESLPRVGKTDLTNILIRTTAKNEALLEAKLQRKTKKRVGKKSSVKSDSSVSAEKLERALNITGRLDGKIAKSIDRAKYIQNARKAGWDNTNEKIKKELAILHKKDLDQGKEKTKDLDEDHMKDSIESDDQDEEKPGKVKTENLFSILPDDVEV, encoded by the coding sequence ATGAAGAAAGCATCACCACTAGCACACATACGCAAAAATACAATACAACAATATATACTAGATCCAAAAATGGCTAGaaaaatttcgaaaaaCTCTAGGGCAGCAAGAAACGGTGAGGTAGCCGAACCAGAAGCTAAAACTCTGGAGTCACTGCCCCGAGTGGGAAAAACTGATCTAACCAATATCCTCATAAGAACAACGGCTAAGAATGAAGCTCTGCTAGAAGCCAAATTGCAGAGGAAAACTAAGAAAAGAGTCGGTAAGAAAAGCTCCGTGAAATCAGATAGCTCAGTCAgtgctgaaaaattagaAAGAGCATTGAATATTACAGGAAGATTAGATGGTAAGATTGCAAAATCGATAGACCGTGCGAAGTACATTCAAAATGCAAGGAAAGCCGGTTGGGATAATACCAAcgaaaagatcaaaaaagagcttGCGATACTGCATAAGAAAGATCTTGATCAGGGgaaagaaaagacaaaagaTCTCGACGAAGACCATATGAAAGATTCCATCGAAAGCGATGATCAAGACGAAGAAAAGCCTGGTAAAGTGAAAACCGAAAACCTGTTCAGCATTCTTCCTGACGATGTGGAAGTATGA
- the ALD4 gene encoding aldehyde dehydrogenase (NADP(+)) ALD4 (similar to Saccharomyces cerevisiae ALD4 (YOR374W); ancestral locus Anc_7.6) codes for MFVKTVLGSSAARAGRLHLAAQLRCFSHLPLTVPIKLPNGLEYEQPTGLFINNKFVASKQKKTFEVISPSTEEEICHVYEGREDDVDEAVEAAQAAFSNGSWATIDPLQRGIALNKLADYIEHDKEIIASIETLDNGKAINSSRGDVQLVINYLRAAAGYADKLDGRLIDTGTTHFTYTKRQPLGVCGQIIPWNFPLLMWAWKIAPALVTGNTVVLKTAESTPLSALYVSQFIPKAGIPPGVVNIVSGFGKIVGEAICTHPKVKKIAFTGSTATGKHIYQSAAGSLKKATLELGGKSPNIVFEDADIKKAVQNIILGIYYNSGEVCCAGSRVYVQESIYDKLIEEFKVESEAVKVGDPFDETTFQGAQTSQMQLSKILSYVEVGKKEGATLISGGERLGTKGYFIRPTIFGDVSEDMRIVKEEIFGPVVTITKFKTTEEVIELANDSEYGLAAGIHTSNFTTALTVANKVNAGTVWINTYNDFHHSTPFGGFNASGIGREMGSETLENYTQVKAVRAKLI; via the coding sequence ATGTTTGTTAAAACTGTGCTGGGAAGCTCTGCTGCGCGGGCAGGCAGGTTGCACTTGGCTGCCCAATTGAGATGCTTCTCGCATCTGCCTTTGACGGTGCCCATCAAGTTGCCCAACGGTTTGGAGTACGAGCAGCCCACAGGACTgttcatcaacaacaagTTTGTTGCTTCGAAGCAAAAGAAGACCTTCGAAGTCATCAGTCCCTCGACGGAGGAGGAGATATGTCACGTGTACGAGGGAAGAGAAGACGATGTGGACGAGGCGGTCGAGGCCGCGCAGGCGGCGTTTTCGAACGGGTCGTGGGCCACGATCGACCCGCTGCAGAGGGGGATCGCGCTGAATAAACTGGCAGACTACATCGAACACGACAAAGAAATCATTGCATCGATCGAAACGCTCGACAACGGTAAGGCGATCAACAGTTCGAGGGGGGATGTTCAATTGGTGATAAATTACCTGAGAGCGGCCGCAGGCTATGCCGATAAGTTGGACGGTAGGTTGATTGACACCGGTACGACGCACTTTACCTACACCAAGAGACAGCCATTGGGTGTGTGTGGTCAGATTATTCCATGGAATTTCCCACTGCTGATGTGGGCGTGGAAGATCGCACCTGCTTTGGTCACCGGTAACACGGTTGTGTTGAAAACTGCGGAATCCACTCCGCTCTCTGCATTGTACGTGTCACAATTCATCCCAAAAGCTGGTATCCCACCTGGTGTTGTCAACATTGTGTCTGGATTTGGGAAGATTGTTGGTGAAGCTATCTGTACGCATCCAAAGgttaaaaaaattgcattCACTGGTTCCACTGCAACAGGTAAGCATATTTACCAAAGTGCCGCAGGTAGCTTAAAGAAGGCTACGTTGGAACTAGGTGGTAAATCACCAAACATCGTGTTCGAAGACGCTGATATCAAGAAAGCCgttcaaaatattattTTGGGTATTTACTATAATTCTGGTGAGGTTTGTTGTGCAGGTTCAAGAGTTTACGTTCAGGAATCCATCTATGATAAGTTGattgaagaattcaaagttgAGTCAGAAGCAGTCAAAGTTGGCGATCCGTTTGACGAAACTACTTTCCAAGGTGCTCAAACGTCTCAAATGCAATTGAgcaaaattttgagttATGTTGAAGTTGGTAAGAAAGAGGGAGCCACTTTGATCTCTGGTGGTGAAAGACTAGGTACTAAAGGGTATTTCATTAGACCAACCATTTTTGGTGACGTCAGTGAAGATATGAGAATTGTCAAAGAGGAAATATTCGGTCCTGTCGTTACTATCACCAAATTCAAGACCACCGAAGAAGTTATCGAGTTAGCTAACGATTCTGAGTATGGTTTGGCTGCTGGTATTCATACTAGTAACTTCACCACCGCTCTAACCGTTGCCAACAAAGTTAATGCAGGTACCGTATGGATTAACACGTACAATGATTTCCATCACTCTACTCCATTTGGTGGATTTAACGCTAGTGGTATCGGTCGTGAAATGGGTTCTGAAACCTTAGAAAACTATACACAAGTCAAAGCTGTGCGTGCAAAATTGATTTGA
- the NUD1 gene encoding Nud1p (similar to Saccharomyces cerevisiae NUD1 (YOR373W); ancestral locus Anc_7.7): protein MDDSPSKGLVEELASFHITSPLRHQGASQLATGRGVNVKKYVPNNDFADSKFFSYLGDSNSKSYVKKLGNWSMSYGTVQQKPKSLTQNNPELLSESNDDQQKFRDFENVEPPQFKQYLENNNVQKQGVAKHHGQAEQNYRGPESELILTASLNDISGIPTNTFKRHNNKKRISPPDHNSGSGHVNNNSDERSQNVDHVESFSDDEDDIDPALEARGVFDNILKKQKSNYEFNRNDPIDMQVGDLQEKYVSDTGSSSYLGETPSSLSPNVDGQQNVKPIFEKNKKVLVEKMGLIKPEDVGLVFNNIDGVWYKPAPRNQDISSSRTTDNTFGNDNSDSKNSITTMPAEIPRATATTRAFPTVIASASDNVSSGRSSTAYTTQSENNATVRELAAEKHKTQRTMAASRASEPSKNSAPNHEVLSDAGEEQEEDDNFDDTPLDVPQINPRFMPFDHQNRLAPRDTDAAPDLVNIPHRHHNMNKKELIKILTDAIPRSQNDWSQVMGLDLSRKGLTQLDCLAEMLPNLTDLKLCANELVDFAGVPPNVMDLDLSNNQITTNYCSKSLPRLLHLQTLNLSHNSLDYNLNFLSPLRHLCEVDLSFNRISSINDNLGLSRIKKLNLSNNEIAGTIDFEKLLQYHTNVYCDKAVCWSTVQELDLSNNQITGLRNLSALVNLKLLILDNNPISTVTDTRSSASLETLSLINTHAKLSRVDISHYTQLKHLRIDLHQRVSHFWDETTLPPDLQALHLQNGQASQLPRLSTLPVTLQNLSLRNVRGLRSLPRELPARLPFLKTLDITGNDFTSWFRIIERIPTFQLRALVLVDNPLVDGLSDQDSKTIDLLVRSVCPKMERLVLHDAAPLLSTFEL from the coding sequence ATGGATGATTCACCTTCAAAAGGTCTCGTTGAGGAATTGGCGAGCTTCCATATCACTTCGCCTCTTCGACACCAAGGTGCATCTCAGTTGGCAACCGGACGGGGAGTTAATGTCAAGAAATATGTGCCTAATAACGATTTTGCAGattcaaagtttttttcGTACCTAGGGGATTCAAATTCTAAAAGCTACGTGAAGAAACTGGGAAATTGGTCAATGAGCTATGGCACGGTACAACAAAAGCCTAAATCTCTTACACAGAATAATCCCGAGCTTCTGAGCGAATCGAACGATGATCAACAGAAGTTTCGTGACTTTGAGAATGTTGAGCCGCCACAATTTAAACAGTACTTAGAGAACAACAATGTTCAGAAACAGGGAGTCGCAAAGCACCATGGCCAGGCCGAACAGAATTATCGAGGCCCCGAGTCTGAACTTATACTTACAGCATCTTTAAACGATATTTCGGGCATACCCACAAACACGTTCAAAAGGCacaacaataaaaaaagaatatcgCCACCAGATCATAATTCAGGGAGCGGGCACGTCAATAACAACAGTGATGAGAGATCGCAAAACGTGGATCATGTTGAAAGCTTTagtgacgatgaagatgatatcGATCCAGCATTGGAGGCTCGTGGAGTTTTTGATAACATTCTAAAAAAACAGAAGTCAAATTACGAATTCAATAGAAATGATCCAATTGATATGCAAGTGGGAGATctgcaagaaaaatacgTATCAGATACAGGGTCCTCGTCATATCTCGGCGAGACACCGTCGTCTTTATCTCCCAACGTGGACGGCCAGCAAAACGTGAAGCctatttttgaaaagaacaaaaaagtGCTGGTCGAAAAGATGGGTTTGATAAAGCCGGAAGACGTCGGACTCGTATTCAACAATATCGACGGAGTGTGGTATAAACCAGCTCCAAGAAATCAAGATATTTCGAGCAGCAGAACAACCGACAACACATTTGGCAATGATAATTCGGACTCGAAGAACTCGATAACCACCATGCCAGCAGAAATACCAAGAGCAACGGCTACGACACGCGCCTTTCCCACAGTCATAGCATCAGCATCCGACAACGTATCATCCGGCCGTTCGTCGACCGCATATACAACACAGAGCGAGAATAATGCAACCGTACGCGAATTGGCAGCAGAAAAGCACAAAACGCAGAGAACAATGGCAGCGTCAAGAGCTTCAGAACCTTCGAAAAACAGTGCTCCCAATCACGAAGTCCTAAGTGACGCAGGCGAAGAACAGGAGGAAGACGACAACTTCGATGACACGCCCTTGGATGTGCCACAGATAAACCCTAGGTTCATGCCGTTTGACCACCAAAACCGCCTCGCTCCACGTGATACCGACGCAGCGCCTGACCTCGTCAACATACCCCACAGACACCACAACATGAACAAAAAGGAGCTGATCAAGATCCTGACCGACGCGATACCCCGGTCACAAAACGATTGGTCGCAGGTCATGGGTCTCGATCTGAGCCGCAAGGGCCTCACCCAATTGGACTGTCTGGCTGAGATGCTACCGAACCTGACGGATCTGAAACTATGTGCGAACGAACTGGTCGATTTCGCCGGCGTGCCGCCGAACGTCATGGACCTCGACCTGTCGAACAACCAGATAACTACGAACTATTGCAGCAAAAGTCTGCCGCGACTGCTCCACCTACAGACGTTGAATCTGTCCCACAACAGCCTGGACTACAACTTGAATTTCTTGTCGCCACTGCGACATCTGTGTGAAGTCGACCTCTCATTCAACCGAATATCCTCCATCAACGACAATCTCGGCCTCTCGCGCATCAAAAAGCTGAATCTCTCCAACAACGAGATCGCCGGTACCATCGATTTCGAAAAACTTCTGCAGTACCACACCAACGTCTACTGTGACAAAGCCGTCTGCTGGTCTACGGTGCAAGAGTTGGACCTATCCAACAACCAGATAACAGGGCTCAGAAACCTCTCAGCCTTGGTGAATCTCAAACTGCTGATTCTGGACAACAATCCGATATCCACCGTCACCGACACAAGATCCAGCGCCTCACTCGAGACGTTGTCGCTAATAAATACACATGCCAAGTTGTCCAGAGTTGACATTTCCCACTACACACAACTGAAACACCTCAGAATCGATCTCCATCAGCGTGTTTCACATTTCTGGGATGAAACAACGTTGCCACCTGATCTGCAAGCGCTACATCTGCAAAATGGCCAAGCGTCGCAGTTACCGCGCCTGTCGACACTCCCTGTCACCTTACAAAACCTGTCCTTGCGGAACGTTCGGGGTTTACGATCCCTTCCGCGCGAGCTCCCCGCACGATTACCGTTTCTCAAAACGTTGGATATCACGGGAAACGACTTCACCAGCTGGTTTCGGATCATCGAACGCATTCCGACCTTCCAGTTACGTGCATTGGTCCTTGTTGATAATCCCCTTGTCGATGGTCTGTCGGACCAAGACTCGAAAACAATCGATTTGTTAGTGAGGTCAGTGTGTCCCAAGATGGAGAGGCTCGTTCTGCACGACGCCGCCCCGCTCCTCTCCACTTTTGAACTCTAG
- the NDD1 gene encoding Ndd1p (similar to Saccharomyces cerevisiae NDD1 (YOR372C); ancestral locus Anc_7.8), which produces MNRGRTSSSEDQSLIGTVGNSNGVNDSDANFFKVISENLKYAFQSPLPNTQFPTPYSHQQQHQDQQHHSNGGENSSSLLENSMMAGLQVGSAHNEMANAHVSGEPLNDKDMQPSSVLQFGNNFPNEFLLTSPEQFREFLFESPGAGFNLVHKTPAKTPLRFFSNSNGGGNAENGDSLTPNGLFGNPSSIKSSKDYNMGKTMQTPLRNIDLNLMFNSNQMAVSSSPSKKLALSLTPYGRKILNGIGTPYAKTLLSSNSALADFQKARKIQSTPPTMKKATETPHAQSHIAASDDLDDEKLNNFVLKMSENIKNNYDFADVNLSSRSKNQDSNKEDLNDQDPDAQDDIYGSSPTTIQLNSSVTKSTTKLGANKMPLLAREIIDSNNEGEMYKVEENRLPLSPTPKYHKSASSLDALNIPELPKMGSFKSERTLSISSSRSTSSKDNRSSGNSIINFKPNKVKKSSKKQPKFQIIVANTQKFSVPTNNQKNTKKFGGLKRSQSLLVNSSSGTANAGRNSSLNNSTNNSTTRNNGNGDFMNTNENFSSKKAKRSSSFSEKDEGQFHGYQ; this is translated from the coding sequence ATGAATAGAGGACGGACAAGCAGTTCGGAGGACCAAAGCCTGATAGGTACTGTCGGAAATTCTAATGGGGTTAACGATTCTGATgctaattttttcaaagtcatatctgaaaatttgaagtaTGCCTTTCAAAGTCCATTACCCAACACACAGTTCCCAACCCCATATTCGCATCAGCAGCAGCACCAAGATCAGCAACATCATTCAAACGGGGGCGAaaactcttcttctttattaGAAAACAGCATGATGGCAGGGTTGCAAGTCGGATCGGCACATAACGAAATGGCTAACGCTCATGTAAGTGGAGAACCCTTGAATGATAAGGATATGCAACCTTCTTCAGTTTTGCAATTTGGTAACAATTTCCCAAACGAGTTTTTGTTGACTTCACCCGAACAGTTTAGAGAGTTCCTATTCGAATCACCAGGGGCAGGCTTCAACCTTGTTCACAAAACTCCTGCCAAAACTCCCTTACGTTTTTTCAGTAACAGTAATGGCGGTGGTAATGCAGAAAATGGCGATTCCTTAACTCCAAATGGCTTATTTGGCAATCCTTCTTCCATAAAGAGCAGTAAGGATTATAACATGGGTAAGACCATGCAAACACCGCTAAGAAATATCGATTTGAACCTTATGTTTAACTCAAACCAAATGGCAGTCTCATCTTCGCCTTCCAAGAAACTTGCTTTGTCTTTGACGCCATACGgtcgaaaaattttgaacgGTATCGGAACACCATATGCGAAGACTCTGCTTTCCTCCAACAGTGCATTGGCAGACTTTCAAAAGGCTAGGAAGATACAAAGTACCCCGCCAACTATGAAGAAAGCAACTGAAACACCTCACGCACAATCACATATAGCGGCTTCGGATGATCTGGACGATGAGAAGCTCAataattttgttttgaaaatgagtgaaaatataaaaaataattacGATTTTGCAGATGTAAACCTTTCAAGCcgttcaaaaaatcaggATAGTAATAAAGAAGACCTAAACGACCAGGATCCTGATGCACAAGATGATATATACGGATCTTCGCCGACAACAATTCAGTTAAATTCATCAGTAACAAAGTCCACTACAAAATTGGGTGCGAATAAAATGCCTTTGCTGGCAAGGGAAATAATTGATTCCAATAATGAAGGTGAAATGTACAAAGTTGAAGAGAACAGATTGCCTTTATCACCAACACCAAAATATCACAAGTCTGCATCATCGTTAGACGCTTTAAACATACCAGAACTACCAAAGATGGGATCCTTCAAAAGTGAAAGAACACTATCGATATCTTCAAGCAGGTCAACTAGTTCCAAGGATAATCGTTCAAGTGGAAATTCAATCATAAATTTCAAACCTAATAAGGTaaagaaaagttcaaaaaaacaaccaaaatttcagattATTGTGGCGAACACCCAAAAATTCAGCGTACCGACGAATAATCAgaaaaacacaaaaaagTTCGGTGGCCTTAAGCGATCGCAATCATTACTTGTAAATTCATCATCGGGCACTGCGAATGCCGGCCGCAATAGTAGTCTCAACAACAGTACAAATAACAGTACAACTAGGAACAATGGTAATGGTGATTTTATGAATACTAACGAGAATTTTAGTTCCAAAAAGGCTAAAAGGTCAAGCTCCTTCTCGGAGAAAGATGAAGGACAATTTCATGGGTATCAATGA